The following coding sequences are from one Gadus macrocephalus chromosome 3, ASM3116895v1 window:
- the wdr17 gene encoding WD repeat-containing protein 17 isoform X1, whose product MSQVKQVGLLAAGCQPWNKDVCAASGDRFAYCATLAIYIYQLDQQYNEFKLRSIMSEHKKTITAISWSPDHPDLFASASADNLLIVWNVAEQKAVARLDNTKGIPASVSWCWNSTSGVAFVSHRGPLYIWVYAGPDSGVTVHKEAHSFLSDICLFRWHPTKKGKLVFGHTDGSLSIFQPGSKSQKHVLRPESLEGTDEEDPITALEWDPLSTEYLLVSNLHNGIRLVDSEGLNCITSFCFPSAAASVQCLAWVPSAPGLFITGDSQVGVLRIWNASRSSPLDNIKLKKTGFHALHVLHSPPAKKALGSSSPNKSQYTSSTSEAVPPPTLSQNHSFSLPPGHAVCCFMDGGVGLYDMGAKKWDFLRDLGHVETIFDCKFKPDDPNLLATASFDGTIKVWDTNTLTAVYTSPGNEGVVYSLSWAPGDLNCIAGATSRNGAFIWDVKKGKMITRFNEHGKNGIFCISWSHKDSKRIATCSGDGFCIIRTIDGKVLHKYKHPAAVFGCDWSQNNKDMIATGCEDKNVRVYYLATSSEQPLKVFTGHLAKVFHVRWSPLREGILCSGSDDGTVRIWDYTQDACINVLSGHTAPVRGLLWNTEVPYLLTSGSWDYTIRVWDTRDGTCLDTVYDHGADVYGLTCHPSRPFTMASCSRDSTVRLWSLTPLISPLLLNIVTGQPWDRILGNTDRAMVPGSPPLLCGKVSRDIKQELDKLTSEARVKKLRWFSDCFSPPGGSNNLWDLVSVINGQDDSLLPPSYSKGVMHMKHLLRFKTSDAQELTIVKMSKFGGGIGAPSKEESLKEAADIHLRLGQIQRYCELMVELGQWDKALSVAPGVSMKYWKKLMQRRADQLMAEDNDDAIPYCIATGDVKKLVNFFSGRGQLKEALVVAQGACEGNIHTPLSSVNNNSSNAVDNKQQYQSLLHRVCTELAEWYFQDGCCVLAACCHLAVDNIELALSTLIRGNELELAVCVGDVLGEAAMKSTAYCLELLARKYMTAPTWELSADLLHMIPDNKLLLSKLCALYPGNPAENNSLHERCGLPPLEECKSLAEDSLAEGDLLSAVQFYLLSDEPETALSIGLQHVKEQLSGSDWMVDSVQPILDLLSYIRTDRLVMVKMTEARSELLILCGYIGALLAIRRQYTSIVSALYEYTSQLLKRREVCVPLKIEQLSAELDAWRTCAYTNSSSPPSEEQSQEFTCLQNRICPTEIGSVVLFGPDYVTGSNLPSHSDVQLSCFTGQRIQGPVFLLEDGKSAISLNDALMWAKVNPFSPLGTGVRIVPF is encoded by the exons ATGTCCCAGGTTAAGCAGGTGGGACTGCTGGCAGCTGGCTGTCAGCCCTGGAATAAAGATGTGTGTGCTGCGAGTGGAGATCGCTTCGCCTACTGTGCAACTCTGGCTATATACATCTACCAG TTGGATCAGCAGTACAATGAGTTTAAGCTGCGGTCCATCATGTCGGAACACAAGAAGACCATCACAGCGATCAGTTGGTCACCGGACCACCCCGACCTCTTCGCCTCGGCCTCAGCTGATAACCTGCTCATTGTCTGGAACGTGGCCGAGCAGAAGGCCGTAGCGCGACTGGACAACACTAAAG GTATCCCTGCGTCAGTGAGCTGGTGTTGGAACTCCACCAGCGGCGTGGCTTTCGTGTCCCACAGGGGGCCCCTGTACATCTGGGTCTACGCGGGGCCCGACTCTGGGGTCACGGTCCACAAAGAAGCACACTCCTTCCTCTCGGACATCTGCCTGTTCCGATGGCACCCCACCAAGAAGGGCAAACTGGTGTTTGGCCACACAGACGGCAGCTTGTCCATTTTCCAGCCAG GCTCTAAGAGTCAGAAGCATGTGCTGCGTCCAGAGTCCTTAGAGGGCACAGATGAGGAGGACCCCATCACAGCTCTGGAATGGGACCCTCTGTCCACTGAATACCTCCTGG TGTCTAACCTTCACAACGGCATCAGGCTGGTGGACAGCGAGGGCCTGAACTGCATCACATCTTTCTGCTTTCCCTCGGCTGCGGCGTCAGTCCAGTGTCTGGCCTGGGTCCCGTCTGCACCAGGCTTGTTTATCACTGGAG ACTCTCAGGTGGGGGTCCTGAGGATATGGAACGCCTCCCGCTCCAGCCCCCTGGACAACATCAAGCTGAAGAAGACGGGGTTCCACGCCCTCCATGTCCTCCACTCGCCTCCGGCCAAGAAAG CCCTGGGCTCCAGCTCGCCCAATAAGAGTCAGTACACCAGCTCCACCAGCGAGGCGGTGCCCCCACCCACTCTATCCCAGAACCACTCCTTCTCCCTGCCCCCTGGACACGCTGTGTGCTGCTTCATGGACGGAGGAGTCGGCCTGTACGACATGGGAGCCAAGAAATGGGACTTTCTGAGGGACCTG GGTCATGTGGAGACTATCTTCGACTGCAAATTCAAACCAGATGATCCTAACCTCTTGGCCACAGCCAGCTTTGACGGGACTATTAAAGTTTGGGATACCAACACACTTACAGCTGTCTACACCTCCCCTGGCAACGAAGGAGTGGTCTATTCTCTATCCTGGGCCCCTG GAGATCTGAACTGCATAGCTGGGGCTACGTCTCGTAACGGCGCATTCATCTGGGATGTGAAGAAAGGGAAGATGATCACCCGCTTTAACGAG CATGGAAAGAATGGCATCTTCTGTATTTCATGGAGCCACAAGGACTCGAAGAGAATCGCCACATGTAGTGGAGATGGGTTCTG TATCATTCGGACCATTGATGGAAAAGTCCTCCACAAGTACAAACATCCTGCTGCTGTCTTTGGTTGTGACTGGAGCCAGAacaacaa GGATATGATAGCAACAGGCTGTGAGGACAAAAACGTGCGTGTGTACTACCTGGCCACCAGCTCTGAGCAGCCATTGAAAGTGTTCACTGGACACCTAGCTAAAGTGTTTCATGTACGCTGGTCCCCGCTACGAGAGGGAATACTCTGCTCTGGATCTGATGACGG CACTGTGCGGATCTGGGACTACACCCAGGATGCCTGCATCAACGTGCTGAGCGGCCACACCGCCCCTGTGAGGGGGCTACTGTGGAACACAGAGGTGCCCTACCTGCTGACCTCAG GCTCCTGGGACTACACCATCCGAGTCTGGGACACCAGGGATGGGACATGCCTTGACACCGTGTACGACCATGGAGCTGATGTTTACG GGTTAACCTGTCACCCGAGCCGCCCGTTCACCATGGCCAGCTGCAGCAGAGACAGCACGGTGAGGCTGTGGTCCCTCAcgcccctcatctcccccctgCTGCTCAACATAGTCACCGGACAGCCCTGGGACCGCATCCTGGGGAACACCG ACAGAGCCATGGTTCCTGGCTCTCCTCCGCTCCTCTGTGGCAAAGTGTCCCGGGACATCAAGCAGGAGCTGGACAAACTCACCTCTGAGGCCAGGGTGAAAAAGCTCCGTTGGTTCTCCGACTGTTTCTCG cctccagggggCAGCAACAACCTGTGGGACTTGGTCTCGGTCATCAACGGACAGGACGACTCGCTGCTGCCCCCCAGCTACAGCAAGGGGGTCATGCACATGAAGCACCTGCTGAGGTTCAAAACA TCAGACGCCCAGGAGCTGACCATAGTCAAGATGTCTAAGTTCGGAGGAGGCATCGGAGCTCCCAGTAAGGAGGAGAGCCTGAAGGAGGCAGCTGACATCCACCTGAGGCTGGGGCAGATCCAGCGCTACTGTGAGCTCATGGTGGAGCTTGGACAG TGGGACAAGGCTTTATCAGTGGCTCCAGGAGTCTCAATGAAGTACTGGAAGAAACTCATGCAAAG GAGAGCAGACCAGCTGATGGCAGAGGACAACGACGATGCCATCCCATACTGCATTGCTACAGGGGACGTCAAAAAACTTGTCAACTTCTTCAGTGGCAGAGGTCAACTGAAAGAAGCCCTGGTGGTAGCACAG GGTGCATGCGAGGGCAACATCCATACACCTCTGAGCTcagtcaacaacaacagcagcaatgcagtggacaacaaacaacaatacCAGAG TCTCCTCCACAGGGTGTGTACAGAGCTGGCCGAGTGGTACTTCCAGGACGGCTGCTGTGTGCTGGCGGCCTGCTGTCATCTCGCCGTAGACAACATTGAG TTAGCTCTGTCCACTCTTATTCGTGGTAATGAGTTGGAGCTGGCTGTCTGCGTGGGGGACGTCCTCGGGGAAGCAGCAATGAAGAGCACAGCTTACTGCCTCGAGCTTTTAGCAAGAAAGTACATGACGGCACCTACCTG GGAGCTATCAGCCGACCTGCTCCACATGATTCCTGACAACAAGCTCCTTTTGTCCAAATTATGTGCTTTATACCCCGGAAACCCTGCTGAAAATAACAGTTTGCATGAGAGG TGTGGCCTCCCGCCTTTGGAAGAGTGCAAGAGCCTAGCCGAGGACAGCTTGGCGGAGGGAGACTTGTTATCGGCCGTTCAGTTCTACCTCCTCAGCGATGAGCCCGAGACCGCCCTGTCCATAGGTTTACAGCATGTCAAAG aaCAATTGAGTGGATCTGATTGGATGGTGGATAGTGTCCAGCCAATCCTGGACCTGCTGAGTTACATCAGAACAGATCGTCTCGTCATGGTCAAGATGACTGA GGCCCGTAGTGAGCTGTTGATACTCTGTGGCTACATCGGAGCTTTGCTGGCCATCAGAAGACAATACACCAGCATCGTCTCTGCACTATATGAATACACCAG TCAGCTGTTGAAGCggagggaggtgtgtgtccCGCTGAAGATAGAGCAGCTGTCCGCAGAGCTGGACGCCTGGAGGACCTGTGCATACACCAACAGCAG CAGCCCTCCTTCAGAGGAGCAGAGCCAGGAGTTCACCTGTCTACAGAACAGAATATGTCCCACTGAGATAG GCTCTGTGGTTCTGTTTGGCCCTGACTATGTGACCGGGTCCAACCTGCCCAGCCACTCAGACGTCCAGCTCTCCTGCTTCACTGGACAGAGGATACag GGCCCAGTGTTCCTCCTTGAAGATGGTAAATCAGCCATCTCTCTTAACGATGCACTCATGTGGGCCAAGGTcaaccccttctcccctctgggGACGGGTGTGCGCATCGTCCCCTTCTGA
- the wdr17 gene encoding WD repeat-containing protein 17 isoform X3, which translates to MSQVKQVGLLAAGCQPWNKDVCAASGDRFAYCATLAIYIYQLDQQYNEFKLRSIMSEHKKTITAISWSPDHPDLFASASADNLLIVWNVAEQKAVARLDNTKGIPASVSWCWNSTSGVAFVSHRGPLYIWVYAGPDSGVTVHKEAHSFLSDICLFRWHPTKKGKLVFGHTDGSLSIFQPGSKSQKHVLRPESLEGTDEEDPITALEWDPLSTEYLLVSNLHNGIRLVDSEGLNCITSFCFPSAAASVQCLAWVPSAPGLFITGDSQVGVLRIWNASRSSPLDNIKLKKTGFHALHVLHSPPAKKALGSSSPNKSQYTSSTSEAVPPPTLSQNHSFSLPPGHAVCCFMDGGVGLYDMGAKKWDFLRDLGHVETIFDCKFKPDDPNLLATASFDGTIKVWDTNTLTAVYTSPGNEGVVYSLSWAPGDLNCIAGATSRNGAFIWDVKKGKMITRFNEHGKNGIFCISWSHKDSKRIATCSGDGFCIIRTIDGKVLHKYKHPAAVFGCDWSQNNKDMIATGCEDKNVRVYYLATSSEQPLKVFTGHLAKVFHVRWSPLREGILCSGSDDGTVRIWDYTQDACINVLSGHTAPVRGLLWNTEVPYLLTSGSWDYTIRVWDTRDGTCLDTVYDHGADVYGLTCHPSRPFTMASCSRDSTVRLWSLTPLISPLLLNIVTGQPWDRILGNTDRAMVPGSPPLLCGKVSRDIKQELDKLTSEARVKKLRWFSDCFSPPGGSNNLWDLVSVINGQDDSLLPPSYSKGVMHMKHLLRFKTSDAQELTIVKMSKFGGGIGAPSKEESLKEAADIHLRLGQIQRYCELMVELGQWDKALSVAPGVSMKYWKKLMQRRADQLMAEDNDDAIPYCIATGDVKKLVNFFSGRGQLKEALVVAQGACEGNIHTPLSSVNNNSSNAVDNKQQYQSLLHRVCTELAEWYFQDGCCVLAACCHLAVDNIELALSTLIRGNELELAVCVGDVLGEAAMKSTAYCLELLARKYMTAPTWELSADLLHMIPDNKLLLSKLCALYPGNPAENNSLHERCGLPPLEECKSLAEDSLAEGDLLSAVQFYLLSDEPETALSIGLQHVKEQLSGSDWMVDSVQPILDLLSYIRTDRLVMVKMTEARSELLILCGYIGALLAIRRQYTSIVSALYEYTSQLLKRREVCVPLKIEQLSAELDAWRTCAYTNSSPPSEEQSQEFTCLQNRICPTEIGSVVLFGPDYVTGSNLPSHSDVQLSCFTGQRIQGPVFLLEDGKSAISLNDALMWAKVNPFSPLGTGVRIVPF; encoded by the exons ATGTCCCAGGTTAAGCAGGTGGGACTGCTGGCAGCTGGCTGTCAGCCCTGGAATAAAGATGTGTGTGCTGCGAGTGGAGATCGCTTCGCCTACTGTGCAACTCTGGCTATATACATCTACCAG TTGGATCAGCAGTACAATGAGTTTAAGCTGCGGTCCATCATGTCGGAACACAAGAAGACCATCACAGCGATCAGTTGGTCACCGGACCACCCCGACCTCTTCGCCTCGGCCTCAGCTGATAACCTGCTCATTGTCTGGAACGTGGCCGAGCAGAAGGCCGTAGCGCGACTGGACAACACTAAAG GTATCCCTGCGTCAGTGAGCTGGTGTTGGAACTCCACCAGCGGCGTGGCTTTCGTGTCCCACAGGGGGCCCCTGTACATCTGGGTCTACGCGGGGCCCGACTCTGGGGTCACGGTCCACAAAGAAGCACACTCCTTCCTCTCGGACATCTGCCTGTTCCGATGGCACCCCACCAAGAAGGGCAAACTGGTGTTTGGCCACACAGACGGCAGCTTGTCCATTTTCCAGCCAG GCTCTAAGAGTCAGAAGCATGTGCTGCGTCCAGAGTCCTTAGAGGGCACAGATGAGGAGGACCCCATCACAGCTCTGGAATGGGACCCTCTGTCCACTGAATACCTCCTGG TGTCTAACCTTCACAACGGCATCAGGCTGGTGGACAGCGAGGGCCTGAACTGCATCACATCTTTCTGCTTTCCCTCGGCTGCGGCGTCAGTCCAGTGTCTGGCCTGGGTCCCGTCTGCACCAGGCTTGTTTATCACTGGAG ACTCTCAGGTGGGGGTCCTGAGGATATGGAACGCCTCCCGCTCCAGCCCCCTGGACAACATCAAGCTGAAGAAGACGGGGTTCCACGCCCTCCATGTCCTCCACTCGCCTCCGGCCAAGAAAG CCCTGGGCTCCAGCTCGCCCAATAAGAGTCAGTACACCAGCTCCACCAGCGAGGCGGTGCCCCCACCCACTCTATCCCAGAACCACTCCTTCTCCCTGCCCCCTGGACACGCTGTGTGCTGCTTCATGGACGGAGGAGTCGGCCTGTACGACATGGGAGCCAAGAAATGGGACTTTCTGAGGGACCTG GGTCATGTGGAGACTATCTTCGACTGCAAATTCAAACCAGATGATCCTAACCTCTTGGCCACAGCCAGCTTTGACGGGACTATTAAAGTTTGGGATACCAACACACTTACAGCTGTCTACACCTCCCCTGGCAACGAAGGAGTGGTCTATTCTCTATCCTGGGCCCCTG GAGATCTGAACTGCATAGCTGGGGCTACGTCTCGTAACGGCGCATTCATCTGGGATGTGAAGAAAGGGAAGATGATCACCCGCTTTAACGAG CATGGAAAGAATGGCATCTTCTGTATTTCATGGAGCCACAAGGACTCGAAGAGAATCGCCACATGTAGTGGAGATGGGTTCTG TATCATTCGGACCATTGATGGAAAAGTCCTCCACAAGTACAAACATCCTGCTGCTGTCTTTGGTTGTGACTGGAGCCAGAacaacaa GGATATGATAGCAACAGGCTGTGAGGACAAAAACGTGCGTGTGTACTACCTGGCCACCAGCTCTGAGCAGCCATTGAAAGTGTTCACTGGACACCTAGCTAAAGTGTTTCATGTACGCTGGTCCCCGCTACGAGAGGGAATACTCTGCTCTGGATCTGATGACGG CACTGTGCGGATCTGGGACTACACCCAGGATGCCTGCATCAACGTGCTGAGCGGCCACACCGCCCCTGTGAGGGGGCTACTGTGGAACACAGAGGTGCCCTACCTGCTGACCTCAG GCTCCTGGGACTACACCATCCGAGTCTGGGACACCAGGGATGGGACATGCCTTGACACCGTGTACGACCATGGAGCTGATGTTTACG GGTTAACCTGTCACCCGAGCCGCCCGTTCACCATGGCCAGCTGCAGCAGAGACAGCACGGTGAGGCTGTGGTCCCTCAcgcccctcatctcccccctgCTGCTCAACATAGTCACCGGACAGCCCTGGGACCGCATCCTGGGGAACACCG ACAGAGCCATGGTTCCTGGCTCTCCTCCGCTCCTCTGTGGCAAAGTGTCCCGGGACATCAAGCAGGAGCTGGACAAACTCACCTCTGAGGCCAGGGTGAAAAAGCTCCGTTGGTTCTCCGACTGTTTCTCG cctccagggggCAGCAACAACCTGTGGGACTTGGTCTCGGTCATCAACGGACAGGACGACTCGCTGCTGCCCCCCAGCTACAGCAAGGGGGTCATGCACATGAAGCACCTGCTGAGGTTCAAAACA TCAGACGCCCAGGAGCTGACCATAGTCAAGATGTCTAAGTTCGGAGGAGGCATCGGAGCTCCCAGTAAGGAGGAGAGCCTGAAGGAGGCAGCTGACATCCACCTGAGGCTGGGGCAGATCCAGCGCTACTGTGAGCTCATGGTGGAGCTTGGACAG TGGGACAAGGCTTTATCAGTGGCTCCAGGAGTCTCAATGAAGTACTGGAAGAAACTCATGCAAAG GAGAGCAGACCAGCTGATGGCAGAGGACAACGACGATGCCATCCCATACTGCATTGCTACAGGGGACGTCAAAAAACTTGTCAACTTCTTCAGTGGCAGAGGTCAACTGAAAGAAGCCCTGGTGGTAGCACAG GGTGCATGCGAGGGCAACATCCATACACCTCTGAGCTcagtcaacaacaacagcagcaatgcagtggacaacaaacaacaatacCAGAG TCTCCTCCACAGGGTGTGTACAGAGCTGGCCGAGTGGTACTTCCAGGACGGCTGCTGTGTGCTGGCGGCCTGCTGTCATCTCGCCGTAGACAACATTGAG TTAGCTCTGTCCACTCTTATTCGTGGTAATGAGTTGGAGCTGGCTGTCTGCGTGGGGGACGTCCTCGGGGAAGCAGCAATGAAGAGCACAGCTTACTGCCTCGAGCTTTTAGCAAGAAAGTACATGACGGCACCTACCTG GGAGCTATCAGCCGACCTGCTCCACATGATTCCTGACAACAAGCTCCTTTTGTCCAAATTATGTGCTTTATACCCCGGAAACCCTGCTGAAAATAACAGTTTGCATGAGAGG TGTGGCCTCCCGCCTTTGGAAGAGTGCAAGAGCCTAGCCGAGGACAGCTTGGCGGAGGGAGACTTGTTATCGGCCGTTCAGTTCTACCTCCTCAGCGATGAGCCCGAGACCGCCCTGTCCATAGGTTTACAGCATGTCAAAG aaCAATTGAGTGGATCTGATTGGATGGTGGATAGTGTCCAGCCAATCCTGGACCTGCTGAGTTACATCAGAACAGATCGTCTCGTCATGGTCAAGATGACTGA GGCCCGTAGTGAGCTGTTGATACTCTGTGGCTACATCGGAGCTTTGCTGGCCATCAGAAGACAATACACCAGCATCGTCTCTGCACTATATGAATACACCAG TCAGCTGTTGAAGCggagggaggtgtgtgtccCGCTGAAGATAGAGCAGCTGTCCGCAGAGCTGGACGCCTGGAGGACCTGTGCATACACCAACAGCAG CCCTCCTTCAGAGGAGCAGAGCCAGGAGTTCACCTGTCTACAGAACAGAATATGTCCCACTGAGATAG GCTCTGTGGTTCTGTTTGGCCCTGACTATGTGACCGGGTCCAACCTGCCCAGCCACTCAGACGTCCAGCTCTCCTGCTTCACTGGACAGAGGATACag GGCCCAGTGTTCCTCCTTGAAGATGGTAAATCAGCCATCTCTCTTAACGATGCACTCATGTGGGCCAAGGTcaaccccttctcccctctgggGACGGGTGTGCGCATCGTCCCCTTCTGA